Genomic segment of Pontibacter liquoris:
ACCTGGGCCAGTCCGCCATAAAACAGCCCCATGGCCAGGATCATGGCATTCATTTCAAAGATCCCGGCATTGTGGAGGTTCAGCAATACGGTGGTCATACCAAAGGCAAAAAGCCCGAGCGGTGCCGGGTTTGCAGTGGTGTCTTTCAGGGCAATCACATCTGTTTGGTTCATATAGAGCTTTGTATGTTTGAGAAAATACTTGAAAGCGGGACCGGGTAACAAAAACAGATGTAGCGGAAAGAAAGGCTGCTTTCACAACTATATATGCTCGTACTATATACACATTTAAAATGAGTTTTACAATAGTATGGCAAGCACAAACAGGTAGTTATTTACCTGTAACAGAAAAGATTAGGGCTGGCGCTAGCTGCGGCAGGAAGCCGGCAGCGCAGTGTGTGCACTTTGGAAATGATCCGCGCCAAGTATAAGCAGCGGAAAAACGGAAGAAGTATAAGGAAAAGGAAAGCAACAGGATTGCTGTAGCCCTGGCCGCTTGTTACAGAAATTTATTTTTATCAGCCTGCCTTGGATTTAAACTTCTTCTGAAGCTCCTGTATGCTGGCTTTGAATTTCTTGTCGGTGTCGATCAGGTCCGAAACAGTTTGCACCGAGTGAATAACGGTACTGTGGTCGCGGCCGCCGAAGTGGTACCCGATGGATTTAAGCGAATGGCTGGTAAACTCTTTGGCAAAGTACATGGCTACCTGCCGTGCCGTCACGATCTCTTTCTTGCGGGTTTTGGCTTTGAGCGAATCCAGGCTCACCTGGAAGTACTCGGCCACCGTTTTCTGGATGAAGTCGAGGTTTACCTCTGTCTCCACATCCTCGATGATATGCTTTAGGGCCTGCTTGGCAAGCTCCAGGTCAATTTCCTTGCGGTTGAGCGACGATTGCGCGATAAGCGAGATCAGCACGCCTTCGAGTTCCCGCACGTTCGTGTCAACGCTGTAGGCCAGGTATTCCACCACGTTGTCCGGAATATCGATGCCGTCGCTCTGCATCTTTTTCTGGATGATAGCCATCCGGGTTTCAAAGTCCGGGCTCTGCAAATCGGCCGTCAGGCCCCACTTAAAGCGCGACAACAGGCGCTCTTCCAGGCCTTTGAGGTCACGCGGCGGGCAATCGGAGGTCATCACGATCTGCTTGCCCGACTGGTGCAGGTGGTTGAAGATGTGAAAGAACATCTCCTGCGTTTTATCCTTGCCGCTCAAGAACTGCACGTCGTCGATGATGAGGATATCCACCAACAGGTAAAAGTTAGCAAAGTCCTGCACGTTGTTGGTGCGCACCGATTCGATGAACTGGTTCACGAACTTTTCGGACGACACATACAGCACAAACTTGTTGGGGTCGCTGTTTTTGATGTGGTTGCCAATCGCCTGCACCAGGTGCGTTTTGCCCAGCCCCACACCGCCATACACCATCAGCGGGTTAAAAGAAGTAGTGCCGGGTTTGTTGGCCACGGCAAAACCCGCCGAGCGCGCCAGGCGGTTACAGTCCCCCTCAATGTAGTTCTCGAAATTATAAGAAGAATTGAGCTGCGAGTTAAGGAAGTTGCGGTCAATGGTTTTGGACTCGAACGGGCTCTTGATAAAATTCTGTTCCGGCCTGTAAGAGTTCACCACGGCCTGTGGTATTTTTTTGGTCGGTATGTTGACCGTCTGCGGCTTGTTAGACTCGTTTCCACGGTCCACAATAATAGAGTATTCCAGCCTTCCCTCGCTGCCGAGTTCCTGGTAGATGACTTTTTTCAGAAGCTGCACATAGTGCTCCTCCAGCCATTCGTAAAAGAACTGGCTGGGCACTTGTATGGTCAGTACGCTGTCGCGCAGGGATATGGGCTTAATCGGCTCGAACCAAGTTTTAAAGCTTTGTTCGCCAATATTTTCCTTTATCACCTGCAGGCAGTTACTCCATACAGTAGAACAGTCTTTGATCATCCAATTTTCCAAAACACACAAGATCCGTTTGGTGAAACAAACCACTCCTTAACGGCAGGGGGGTTGCAAAAATGCTTAAATAATTTAAAACAAAAAATTATTTATTCACGAAGTTAATACAGGGTTATCCACAGGCAAAACGGCGGTCCGGAAAGCAGTCCGCTGCTTTGTCTTTTTATTGAATGTGAAGTCGATACGCCCCAGAAAAATACCCGACCAGCCCACCTGGTTAACGAGCGTTTGGCCGCCTGTATTTTGCACTATGGTGGGCACGTCGAGGAACGTATGCGTGTGCCCTCCGATGATCAGGTCGATGCCTTCTACCTGCCCGGCAAGCTTCAGGTCGTCTATCTTTTCGTCCTTATAACTATAGCCCAGGTGCGAGAGGCAGATCACCAAATGGCACTTCTGCTGTCCGCGCAGTTCCTGCACCATTTCGCGCGCCACCGCCACCGGGTCCAGGTACTCGGTCTGGCCATAGTTGTTTTTGCTTACCAGCCCCGCCAGCTCAATGCCCAGCCCGAACACGCCTATGCGCAGCCCCTGTTTTTCAAACACCTTATAGGGCTGAAACCGGTTTTTGAGGATGGTGTTGTTAAAGTTATAGTTGGCGACCAAAAACGGGAACTCTGCTTTGGGCAACTGGTTGTGCAAGCCCTCCAAGCCGTTGTCGAAGTCGTGGTTGCCGAGCGTGGCTGCGTCATACTTCATCTGGCTCATCAGCTGGTACTCCAGCTCGCCTTTAAAGAAGTTAAAATACGGCGTGCCCTGCCAGATGTCGCCGGCATCCAGCAGCAGCACATTGGGCTCCTCGCGGCGCACCTTCTCTATTAAGGAGGCGCGGCGGGCCATGCCGCCCATGCCGCCATACTTCCGCCCATCAGCGGGCATGGGGTCTATGCGCGAATGCTGGTCGTTGGTGTGCAGGATGGTCAGCGTAAGCTGCTGGGCTGCTTCGGCCGAAAAAGGCATTCCCAGCAAGCTGATACCCGCTGCCCCCACGGCCGATGCTTTAATGAAATCTCTTCTTTTCATGGTGTGCTTATACTTAGGGCAAAACCGTAACACGCGTGGCCACATCGGCCGTAACTGGTTTCCCGGCCGCCGTCATCTGCCTGATCTGCTGCAAGATGGCATCGCGCAGCAGCAAACCTACTTTCTCGGTGTTTGTGGCCGCTTTGAGCATAGCCAGATCGTCTCCGCCACCTGCCAGGTAATCGGACGTCACCAATGTATAGGTCCGGGCGGGGTCAAAGGGCTTGCCGCCAATTTTAATGTCCGTGGCCTTTCCACCCTTCACTGTGTAGGTGGCATTGCCGATGGGCGCATTCTTATTGGCTGCTGCATAATCAAACAGCGCTTTTACAGTATTGCCCTC
This window contains:
- a CDS encoding bifunctional metallophosphatase/5'-nucleotidase, whose amino-acid sequence is MKRRDFIKASAVGAAGISLLGMPFSAEAAQQLTLTILHTNDQHSRIDPMPADGRKYGGMGGMARRASLIEKVRREEPNVLLLDAGDIWQGTPYFNFFKGELEYQLMSQMKYDAATLGNHDFDNGLEGLHNQLPKAEFPFLVANYNFNNTILKNRFQPYKVFEKQGLRIGVFGLGIELAGLVSKNNYGQTEYLDPVAVAREMVQELRGQQKCHLVICLSHLGYSYKDEKIDDLKLAGQVEGIDLIIGGHTHTFLDVPTIVQNTGGQTLVNQVGWSGIFLGRIDFTFNKKTKQRTAFRTAVLPVDNPVLTS
- the dnaA gene encoding chromosomal replication initiator protein DnaA, which translates into the protein MIKDCSTVWSNCLQVIKENIGEQSFKTWFEPIKPISLRDSVLTIQVPSQFFYEWLEEHYVQLLKKVIYQELGSEGRLEYSIIVDRGNESNKPQTVNIPTKKIPQAVVNSYRPEQNFIKSPFESKTIDRNFLNSQLNSSYNFENYIEGDCNRLARSAGFAVANKPGTTSFNPLMVYGGVGLGKTHLVQAIGNHIKNSDPNKFVLYVSSEKFVNQFIESVRTNNVQDFANFYLLVDILIIDDVQFLSGKDKTQEMFFHIFNHLHQSGKQIVMTSDCPPRDLKGLEERLLSRFKWGLTADLQSPDFETRMAIIQKKMQSDGIDIPDNVVEYLAYSVDTNVRELEGVLISLIAQSSLNRKEIDLELAKQALKHIIEDVETEVNLDFIQKTVAEYFQVSLDSLKAKTRKKEIVTARQVAMYFAKEFTSHSLKSIGYHFGGRDHSTVIHSVQTVSDLIDTDKKFKASIQELQKKFKSKAG